In the Terriglobales bacterium genome, GTCCGCGGACTACGTTCGCCAGCCGCGGCCGCTGTAAGTTCTTCGTCACTGAGATGAATGGAAATCACTGCTGTTCCCCTTCCCGCCAATTGCGCAAGTTCATCATCGCCCGGTGCAGATGCGACTTGACCGTGCCCGGCCTGCGGTTTGTTACCCGCGAAATTTCTTCTATCGACATGCCCTCTACCGCGCTTAACAGCAGGGCCTCTCGTTGCGGCGTGGTGAGCCGCTGAATCCGCTGCGAGACGCGTTCCAGGCGCTCGCGCCGCAGCAAATGCTCCTCGGGAGTCGATGCTGGATCGGGAACTTGCTCCGCCTGGCTCTGCTCCGGCTCGGAAGCATCGAAGCGAATCAGTTTCCGCCAAAGTGCAAAGCGGCGGTTGCGGAAATGGTCCCGCACGAGGT is a window encoding:
- a CDS encoding sigma-70 family RNA polymerase sigma factor; amino-acid sequence: MNMVQAAAPAGAKTEAESPFADFDEFIRLYQQRVYRLVLAQTSEPDLAEELTQECFIRAFQKQKGFRGDCQVFTWLARIAINLVRDHFRNRRFALWRKLIRFDASEPEQSQAEQVPDPASTPEEHLLRRERLERVSQRIQRLTTPQREALLLSAVEGMSIEEISRVTNRRPGTVKSHLHRAMMNLRNWREGEQQ